AGAAGGAAGCTGCCGAGGTGTGTGGGCATGTGACATCCAGCAAAATTGCGGTGGCGCGGGGACGAATAAAGAGAGCTTGAGTTGCAAAACTTAAGTTGCAAACTGTTTTGTGGCCACAGGGAGGCAGTTTGGCTGCGACTGTCCCAGTAGCTGAACAAGTGCGTAAGTGTTCTGTGGCCACAGGGCGGCAGTTGGGCTGCAGCGTCCGCGTGGTTGAACAAGTGCTGAAGTGTTCAATCCGCCATTAGGTTAGTCGGCAAAGCTCAAATTCTGAAGCGTACTACGAGGGAAAAGAAAGGTAGTCTAAAGCTGCATCTGTGTAATTCTGTCTGGAATCATAATTGGAGTTCCCACCTTCAGTCTTTGCGTACATGTAGTTGAggataaaattaaagaaattgcTCTGATAaggtttacttctgaaaatgagaaaggtaTGGATTTTGGTGTTTGAACCTGTAGAAAGCGTTACTGATCAcgctatttttccttttttttttctgtgtaataacAGCATAGGTCTTCATAAGCACTTCACAGAATGAAACATAGCAGGTGTTAGACTGAGTGGCAGTTAAAATGTTGATTATCACAGGGATTGCATTAGTGAGAGAACTTAAATTTGTAGAGGACACTTGATAGTAGGGCTTAGGCTCAAGATATCTATCTTAAAGATGTGTTAGTACAACTAACAAGCTGTCAAGAGGGCTAAACTGTCAACAGGTTAAATAACGGAAAACAGTTGGTATCTCTCACTAGCAGTGCCAAGTGTATCTTGTTGCTTGTTTAACCAGCAGcaacatttttcagtattacaCCACTTACTATTCttagattttgctttttagccAGAGTGTGATCTTTCTGAAGTAAATGCAAATAcatactcttaaaaaaaaaaaaaaaaaaaaagggcagggttaaaaccaaacttttttttttgtaatccaTAGATGGGCAAAGGTTCCTTCAAATATGCCTGGGTCTTGGACAAGCTGAAAGCTGAACGTGAGCGTGGTATTACTATTGATATTTCCCTGTGGAAATTTGAAACAAGTAAATACTACGTCACCATCATTGATGCTCCTGGACACAGAGACTTCATTAAGAACATGATTACTGGAACTTCTCAGGTATGCAAATAGAACCAAGGATTTGGGTTGTtcaggcaggtttttttttccttggttggTTGGGGGGGTGGTTCCCCTAAAACCTCGACACATGTGCAAGCATTGTaatgagggattttttttctttcttttcaaaggctGATTGTGCTGTCCTGATTGTTGCTGCTGGTGTTGGTGAGTTCGAGGCTGGTATTTCCAAGAACGGGCAGACCCGTGAGCATGCCCTTCTGGCCTACACCCTGGGTGTAAAACAGCTGATTGTTGGTGTCAACAAGATGGATTCCACCGAGCCACCTTACAGCCAGAAGAGATATGAAGAGATTGTCAAAGAAGTCAGCACTTACATCAAGAAAATTGGCTACAACCCAGACACTGTAGCTTTTGTGCCAATTTCTGGTTGGAACGGAGACAACATGTTGGAGCCGAGCTCTAATGTAGGTTTGACGTTTGCTTATATTAAGAAATTAAACTAGGAGGATTACTGAGATAAATTATGCAATAATAAAATGCATATGTTTTTTAATAGCTCTGTTTGGAGGTGAAAAATCAAATCCCAGTGCTTCACAAATTCCTGCTCTGCAATAGTATACCGAGATAATACTAAGATATGCCACTTGGTCTTTTCTAGCCTTGTGCCATCAAAATGGGCAGGCAGTTTAtgtcttggctttttttttgttacagatgCCCTGGTTCAAGGGATGGAAGGTTACCCGAAAGGATGGCAATGCCAGCGGAACCACCCTCCTTGAAGCTTTGGACTGTATCCTGCCACCAACTCGTCCAACTGACAAACCTCTGCGTCTGCCTCTTCAAGATGTCTACAAAATTGGCGGTATGTGTTCTCTGTAATGCTGCTCGCTTGCCAGTAACAGCCGGTGTATGGGACAGAAATGCAGTTGTTTGCCTGAGAGCAGTTTTTTCAagttgaaaatgtaaaatagttGGCTGAAGAGCTTTCTCCTGTAAGGGCATGGATTCATTGAACTGAATTGCTaacattgcttttcctttgcaggCATTGGTACTGTACCAGTTGGCCGTGTGGAAACTGGTGTTCTGAAGCCAGGCATGGTGGTTACGTTTGCCCCTGTCAACGTTACAACTGAAGTAAAATCTGTGGAGATGCACCATGAAGCCTTGAGCGAAGCT
This genomic interval from Pelecanus crispus isolate bPelCri1 chromosome 3, bPelCri1.pri, whole genome shotgun sequence contains the following:
- the EEF1A1 gene encoding elongation factor 1-alpha 1 isoform X1 → MGKEKTHINIVVIGHVDSGKSTTTGHLIYKCGGIDKRTIEKFEKEAAEMGKGSFKYAWVLDKLKAERERGITIDISLWKFETSKYYVTIIDAPGHRDFIKNMITGTSQADCAVLIVAAGVGEFEAGISKNGQTREHALLAYTLGVKQLIVGVNKMDSTEPPYSQKRYEEIVKEVSTYIKKIGYNPDTVAFVPISGWNGDNMLEPSSNMPWFKGWKVTRKDGNASGTTLLEALDCILPPTRPTDKPLRLPLQDVYKIGGIGTVPVGRVETGVLKPGMVVTFAPVNVTTEVKSVEMHHEALSEALPGDNVGFNVKNVSVKDVRRGNVAGDSKNDPPMEAAGFTAQVIILNHPGQISAGYAPVLDCHTAHIACKFAELKEKIDRRSGKKLEDGPKFLKSGDAAIVDMIPGKPMCVESFSDYPPLGRFAVRDMRQTVAVGVIKAVDKKAGGAGKVTKSAQKAQKAK
- the EEF1A1 gene encoding elongation factor 1-alpha 1 isoform X2, which gives rise to MRKMGKGSFKYAWVLDKLKAERERGITIDISLWKFETSKYYVTIIDAPGHRDFIKNMITGTSQADCAVLIVAAGVGEFEAGISKNGQTREHALLAYTLGVKQLIVGVNKMDSTEPPYSQKRYEEIVKEVSTYIKKIGYNPDTVAFVPISGWNGDNMLEPSSNMPWFKGWKVTRKDGNASGTTLLEALDCILPPTRPTDKPLRLPLQDVYKIGGIGTVPVGRVETGVLKPGMVVTFAPVNVTTEVKSVEMHHEALSEALPGDNVGFNVKNVSVKDVRRGNVAGDSKNDPPMEAAGFTAQVIILNHPGQISAGYAPVLDCHTAHIACKFAELKEKIDRRSGKKLEDGPKFLKSGDAAIVDMIPGKPMCVESFSDYPPLGRFAVRDMRQTVAVGVIKAVDKKAGGAGKVTKSAQKAQKAK